The Sylvia atricapilla isolate bSylAtr1 chromosome 3, bSylAtr1.pri, whole genome shotgun sequence genome has a window encoding:
- the CCR6 gene encoding C-C chemokine receptor type 6 yields MHFNMKAFGTSKRIISTLTDPYSTDYPYYSDYASLITQPCSKLEVRNFTKEFLPTAYSLICIIGLFGNLVVVMTFALYERTKSMTDVYLFNMAIADILFVLTLPLWAMNYAVDEWIFGDVICKMARGIYAINFSCGMLFLAFISMDRYIAIVQATKSFKLRAKALAHSKIICLVVWVSSILFSSSSFLYSESYSFSINETKEICDQRFDKMSESTMLKSLLLWLQVVFGFFIPFIFMIFCYTFIVKSLQQAQNSKRNKAIRVIVLIVAVFLVCQVPYNIVLLITAVNMGKIDKSCDSDRIMAYAKYTTEAIAFLHCCVNPVLYAFIGVKFRSYFVKLMKELWCKRDRKDSKRSSRTNSDTYHSRQTSEILTDNGSSFTM; encoded by the exons ATGCACTTCAATATGAAGGCCTTTGGGACATCCAAAAGGATTATTTCCACACTC ACAGACCCTTATTCTACAGATTACCCCTACTATTCAGACTATGCTTCTCTAATCACACAACCTTGTTCTAAGTTGGAAGTCAGGAACTTCACCAAAGAATTTCTGCCAACGGCATACTCACTGATTTGTATCATCGGCCTCTTTGGTAACCTCGTTGTTGTGATGACCTTCGCTTTATATGAAAGAACCAAGTCCATGACAGATGTGTACCTCTTCAACATGGCCATAGCAGACATACTCTTTGTTCTTACTCTTCCACTGTGGGCAATGAATTACGCTGTTGATGAATGGATTTTTGGTGATGTCATTTGTAAAATGGCTAGAGGTATCTATGCAATCAACTTCAGCTGTGGCATGCTGTTTTTGGCCTTTATCAGCATGGACCGGTACATTGCTATTGTACAGGCAACAAAGTCTTTTAAACTCAGGGCAAAGGCTCTTGCACATAGTAAAATCATTTGTTTGGTTGTGTGGGTATCATCAATTTTATTCTCAAGTTCCTCTTTTCTGTACAGTGAAAGTTACAGCTTCTCCATCAATGAAACCAAAGAGATTTGTGATCAGAGATTTGACAAAATGTCTGAAAGCACGATGCTGAAGTCGCTGCTGCTATGGCTGCAAGTTGTATTTGGATTCTTTATACCTTTCATATTCATGATTTTTTGCTACACCTTCATTGTCAAATCCTTACAACAAGCTCAGAActccaaaagaaacaaagcaatcCGTGTGATTGTATTAATTGTAGCTGTTTTCCTAGTTTGCCAGGTACCTTATAACATTGTTCTTCTCATAACTGCTGTCAACATGGGCAAGATCGACAAATcttgtgacagtgacaggataATGGCTTATGCAAAATACACCACGGAAGCCATAGCATTTTTACACTGTTGTGTGAACCCTGTGCTCTATGCGTTTATTGGCGTGAAGTTCAGAAGTTATTTTGTGAAGCTGATGAAGGAGCTATGGTGCAAGAGAGACAGGAAGGACAGTAAACGTAGTTCAAGAACAAACTCTGATACTTACCATTCAAGGCAGACTAGTGAAATTCTGACTGATAATGGATCATCTTTTACTATGTAA